Within the Hypericibacter adhaerens genome, the region GGCACGCCGACATGGCTCCACAGCCGGCGGCCGTCATCGGCCGCGAGCGCGATCAGCTGATTGTCCACCGTGACGACGAAGACGCGCCCGTCGCTGTAGGTCGGCGGCGCGCGCAAGGGGGCGCGCAGATCGACGTCCCAGGCGACCTGGCCGTTGCTGGCGTCGACCGCATAGACATGCTCGTAGCCGGTGGTGACGTAGAGCCGCGTCCCGTCGCTGGTGAGCCCGCCGCCGAAGAGACCGTCATCCTCGTCCTCGGGCGTGAGATCGGTACGCCAGACCTGGCCGCCATTGGCGAGGTCGAAGGCGGCGACCGTGGCGCCGGCATCCATGGTGAAGACGCGGCCGCCGAACGAGATGGGTTCGGCCAGGATGGCGCGATCGTCGTCCGCCGACTGGCCGATCTTCGCGGTCCAGGCCGTCTTGATGTTGTCGCTCAGCGCCAGGTGATACATGGCGTGGGTCGAATAGCCGCCCGGCTGCGGCCAGTCCGGATTGGTCTCGGGCTTGGGCAGGACGACCTGCTTCTCGGCGAGCGAGGGATCGATCACCAGCGCGCTCGACAGCTTCAGGACCGAGATGCGCTGTCCCGGCAGCGGCGGCTTTTCGGGGTCGCCGAAGAAGTAGTCGCAGCCCGAGAGCAGCGTCAGCACCGCAACGAGCGCGAAAGCGAGGCTTGCCGCGCGGGCTGCCCGCGGCGGGAACCGGAAATCCGCAGTGATTGCCATCATGTGGGATCAGCCCTTGAGGGCGGCGGCCATTTCGGCGGCCCGCGCGCGAAGACTGGAGGGCGCCGCCTGATCGTCGGCGAGCTGAGTGAAGAGGTCGGTGGCGCGCTTCTGGTCGCCGCTCTTGAGCGCGAGGATCGCGGTCAGCTCGGTCGCGGTGAAGCGCCAGGGACTCTCGGGCGCCATCAGCGGCGCCAACGAATCGGTCAGAGCCGCGGGATCGCCGCTGTCGACCAGGCGCATCACCTTCAGCAGCTTGGCCAGGTCGCGCAACGCCGGCGGCGCGGCGCTGTCGGAAGCGAGCGTGTCATAGATCTTGGCGGCGCCGTCGAGATCGCCGGCCTTGGCCTTGACCGCCGCCTGCTCGAGCCGCGCCAGCGCGCCATAGCCGCCGCCGGCATCGGCGATGTTGGCGAGCGCCGCATCCGCCTTGGCGAGATCGCCCGTGCTCGGATCGGTCTCGGCGATCGCCGCGCCATACTGCTCGGCCAGCGTCGACTGGCGGTGCTGCTGGTAGCGGTGCCAGGCGACCGAGCCGGCGGTGCCGAGGACGATCAGCACGGCGACGGCAATCACCGCCCGGCCATAACGCTGCCAGAGCTGCTCGAGCCGCTCGCGTCGAAGGTCCTCTTCGACTTCCTTGAAGATATCCGCCACGCCCTTGCCTCCCGGCCCCCGCGCCGTTGCCGTTTCTGGAAATCCCCGGATTGGGCCCGAAGGACCGGCGGTGCCGTATCCGCACCGCCCTCGCGATCATCAAAGCCCCGCGCCCCCGCCTCGGGCCGGGGCCAAGCCGGGCGTAACATAACCTTGTGTGTTCACCTTGGCAAACCCCGGAATTTCAATAGCTTCCGCGACATCATGCCCGGCAGCACGGCGGGTCGCGGCACCGCCGCTAACCCGATCTTCACCAGCTTTGGCGAGGATAGGGCCTGGGCACCCAGGAGAGGTGGCCCCGGCTTGAACCGCCAGGACGGCCTTATGCTCAAGACCATCGTGCTCTACCTGATCCTCGGCGCGTCGCTGGCCCTGCAGGGCTGCGCGGGAGTCGCGGTCGCGGGCGTCACGGCCGGCACCATCGCGGTCGACCAGAAGCTGCCGCCCGACTATATCGCGGGCTGGATCATGGATCAGGACTGCTCCTCCTTCAAATTGGAGAGCACCGGGAAATATTGCCGGACGCCCGAGGAGATCGCGGACGAGGAAGCCGCGGCCCATCCGCCGGCGCCGGTTTATTACTGCTACAAGACGCTAGGCGTGGTCGATTGCACCGCCAAGCCGATGGCCGGCGAAGAAGCGCGGCTGATGCAGTAGCGCCTTGATCGGCAGCGCTTCCGAGCGCCGCCCCTCCCTCCGATTTTGATGACAATGGCGAGACGGTCGGGACTGGACCGGCTGCGGGTTTTGGCCGACACTGTCGGCACCCGATCGAATCCGGGAGCCGGTGCCGACCTTGCAAAGCGGGAGCCATTTGTCAGTCGTCGCATGTCGAGCCTGATCCGTCTTGCCGAGTATCGGCGCCAGCATCGCGTCGTGTTTTTCAGCCGACGCGAATTGAACCAGCTTCTCTCCCTCTACAGCCGGCGCGTGATGCGGGGCGAATGGCGCGACTATGCGATCGACCATCGCCCCGGCATGGCGATGTTCTCGGTGTTCCGCTCGAGCCGGGAGCGCCCGCTCTTCAGCATCGCCAAGCGCGTCAGCCTGACGGGCCCGGCCAGCGAGCGGGAAGCGGAGTTCCTGCTGCTCAATGGCCGCCACCGCCTGGGCCGGGCCAGCCTGCTCGAGGACATCATCGAGCAGCTGGAGTCGGGCCTGCGCGTGGTCGGCTGATTCCGGACCCCCTACCCTTCGCGGTCAGGCGCGGGATGGAGACTCGGGGCGCGCCGCGCCGCCCGAGTCGCGCCCT harbors:
- a CDS encoding PQQ-like beta-propeller repeat protein, with protein sequence MAITADFRFPPRAARAASLAFALVAVLTLLSGCDYFFGDPEKPPLPGQRISVLKLSSALVIDPSLAEKQVVLPKPETNPDWPQPGGYSTHAMYHLALSDNIKTAWTAKIGQSADDDRAILAEPISFGGRVFTMDAGATVAAFDLANGGQVWRTDLTPEDEDDGLFGGGLTSDGTRLYVTTGYEHVYAVDASNGQVAWDVDLRAPLRAPPTYSDGRVFVVTVDNQLIALAADDGRRLWSHVGVPPAAALLGGAAPAVAGPNVIVPFSTGEVLAIRAETGRVLWTESLAGGQRSESLSQLADIRGRPIIDRDLVVAVSHSGVTAAIDLANGRRLWTNNFGGSQSPWAAGDYLYLLTREGDLLCLTRAEGRIRWVQTLPTFEDMQEKRHPIYWSGPVLAGDRLIVTGSDGTAYSISPYTGEFLGKITLPGRSHLAPIIVNNTLLLVTDNAELVALR
- a CDS encoding tetratricopeptide repeat protein; amino-acid sequence: MADIFKEVEEDLRRERLEQLWQRYGRAVIAVAVLIVLGTAGSVAWHRYQQHRQSTLAEQYGAAIAETDPSTGDLAKADAALANIADAGGGYGALARLEQAAVKAKAGDLDGAAKIYDTLASDSAAPPALRDLAKLLKVMRLVDSGDPAALTDSLAPLMAPESPWRFTATELTAILALKSGDQKRATDLFTQLADDQAAPSSLRARAAEMAAALKG
- a CDS encoding DUF2794 domain-containing protein, whose translation is MSSLIRLAEYRRQHRVVFFSRRELNQLLSLYSRRVMRGEWRDYAIDHRPGMAMFSVFRSSRERPLFSIAKRVSLTGPASEREAEFLLLNGRHRLGRASLLEDIIEQLESGLRVVG